The Fimbriimonas ginsengisoli Gsoil 348 genome window below encodes:
- a CDS encoding GntR family transcriptional regulator, whose protein sequence is MNRNTVDGVLLHVLYEIATGHWREGQVLPSVRRAEAEWGASRLTVLKAYQKLAEMGMAESKPRSGYVVVGGQALERVCRNRYLMEGLYEEVSKRIQVHEDLSVLGALRYLTRLAEQQYARSPEAVFVESSVIQAGKHASEIRERLQVPVGHYSFEQLGSDFRSLPRSVKTVLTTASSLPRLEPLAKRGIRIEAVPLEISPKTFQSSGVDVREAWLLDTSEEEIVGLMNDIEASGRSISLRPKIVSDVEEEIHRLLDARHISPRSLILLRPELWGSIHSALREHSRVAPIDFEIDEQAWSQVSDAIGMPFPSPIGL, encoded by the coding sequence GTGAATCGCAACACTGTCGACGGAGTTTTGCTCCATGTGCTCTACGAAATCGCGACCGGTCACTGGCGCGAAGGTCAGGTTCTGCCGTCCGTTCGGCGCGCCGAGGCGGAGTGGGGCGCGAGCCGGCTCACGGTGCTGAAGGCGTACCAAAAGCTTGCCGAGATGGGCATGGCGGAATCCAAACCACGATCCGGATATGTAGTCGTGGGCGGTCAAGCGCTGGAGCGCGTCTGCCGCAACCGATACTTGATGGAAGGGCTTTACGAGGAAGTTTCCAAGCGAATCCAGGTCCATGAAGACCTCTCAGTGCTGGGAGCCCTTCGTTATCTAACTCGACTAGCAGAACAACAATACGCGCGCTCCCCAGAAGCGGTCTTCGTCGAGAGCTCAGTTATCCAAGCCGGCAAGCATGCATCCGAGATTCGCGAGCGTCTGCAGGTGCCGGTCGGCCACTATTCGTTCGAACAGCTCGGCTCCGACTTTCGTTCATTGCCAAGAAGCGTGAAGACGGTCCTTACGACCGCTTCTAGCCTTCCCCGGCTTGAGCCGCTCGCAAAGCGTGGGATTCGAATCGAAGCTGTCCCGCTGGAAATTTCTCCGAAGACATTTCAGTCCTCCGGGGTAGACGTCCGAGAGGCTTGGCTCCTCGATACGAGCGAGGAAGAAATCGTGGGGCTGATGAACGATATAGAAGCGAGCGGCCGCTCGATTTCTCTTCGGCCTAAGATCGTGAGCGATGTCGAGGAAGAGATCCACCGGCTTCTCGATGCCCGCCACATCTCGCCCCGCTCTCTGATCTTGCTGCGGCCCGAGCTTTGGGGCTCCATCCATTCCGCCCTCCGCGAACACTCCCGGGTAGCGCCGATCGACTTCGAGATCGACGAGCAGGCGTGGTCGCAGGTATCGGACGCCATCGGTATGCCGTTCCCTTCGCCGATTGGGCTCTAG
- a CDS encoding TetR/AcrR family transcriptional regulator — MRKRLDADATREAILTAALESFSERGYGATSISQVASRAKVTKSLVLYHFESKETLWQTTLEAHVRPMVQLFLKYANGDPSLSFRDVIRTRFDFMKASPHLSRLMTWLTLESAPLPIPIDQIAPRVFARAKAELHDSGEPELVAALALGAVDSWFRYRLLLERMAQIPAGDSSLDDQYLDLVLKLVPEVKR, encoded by the coding sequence ATGCGGAAGCGGCTCGACGCAGATGCGACCCGGGAAGCGATCCTTACCGCCGCTCTAGAGAGCTTTAGCGAGCGCGGGTATGGCGCGACGTCGATTAGCCAGGTTGCGAGCCGGGCTAAGGTGACAAAGAGCCTGGTGCTTTACCACTTCGAGAGCAAGGAAACCCTGTGGCAGACGACCTTGGAAGCCCACGTCCGTCCGATGGTTCAATTGTTCTTGAAGTATGCGAATGGCGATCCTTCGCTCTCCTTTAGAGACGTTATCAGAACGCGGTTCGACTTTATGAAGGCGAGTCCACATCTGTCGAGGCTAATGACCTGGCTCACTTTAGAATCGGCGCCGCTTCCGATCCCGATCGATCAAATCGCTCCGAGGGTTTTCGCCCGAGCAAAGGCAGAGTTACACGATTCGGGAGAGCCTGAGCTTGTCGCGGCATTGGCCCTGGGAGCGGTCGATAGTTGGTTTCGTTATCGGTTGCTCCTCGAGCGGATGGCCCAAATACCGGCCGGTGATTCTTCGCTCGACGACCAGTACCTCGACCTCGTGCTCAAGCTCGTTCCGGAGGTGAAGCGATGA
- a CDS encoding HlyD family secretion protein: MKPQMLAPIVLLAALAVGGYYLDRSRAEHRNLISGTFESQPSRLAPKTSGRVSQILVHEGEAVKAGQVLVRLTAPDTVLDAKAVAEQAKGSEAKSSEAQAGSRAEEIKRQIAAVAEAEAGLAKLRSGPLPQEIAIAESHLQSARAKYLELKRGSRPEQVQQAQAAANQAEAQLAIVRRGPNPEEQRQLEAKLAAAESDRRTASLEYDRMRFLGKEGAVAQRDVDAARNRFETASANREAASQAVNRALKGAPPEERRQAEAAYRQAIARLREVQHGSRAEEISAAAAEMRAQEENVALLRRGSRTEDIAAAQARLEAAQATLAQLREGNRPEEVAQARAAARAARAQAGSAKDKLQELVVRAPKDGVVERILVADGDLAGSAIPVVQFSDPSDIWLRVYVPEASLATVHPGGAAVLTIDGIPSSVDAVVESVATQGEFTPANLQTTEERGKQVFAVRLRLRRPDSRVKAGMAATVRRIG, from the coding sequence ATGAAGCCACAAATGCTCGCGCCGATCGTCTTGCTGGCCGCGCTCGCGGTCGGCGGTTACTACCTGGATCGAAGCCGCGCGGAGCACCGAAACCTGATCTCCGGAACTTTTGAGAGCCAGCCGAGCCGGTTGGCGCCCAAAACGAGCGGCCGAGTGTCTCAGATCCTTGTCCACGAAGGGGAGGCCGTAAAGGCAGGCCAGGTGCTGGTCAGGCTGACCGCTCCCGACACCGTACTCGATGCTAAGGCGGTCGCCGAACAAGCGAAGGGTTCGGAGGCCAAAAGCTCGGAAGCGCAGGCCGGGAGCCGCGCAGAGGAGATCAAGCGACAGATCGCCGCTGTCGCGGAGGCGGAGGCCGGCCTGGCAAAACTGAGGAGCGGCCCCCTTCCGCAGGAGATTGCGATTGCGGAGTCTCACCTGCAAAGCGCTCGGGCCAAATACCTCGAATTGAAGCGCGGCTCGCGTCCGGAACAGGTCCAACAGGCCCAAGCCGCCGCGAACCAGGCGGAAGCTCAGTTGGCGATCGTCCGCCGGGGACCGAATCCGGAAGAGCAACGCCAGCTAGAAGCAAAGCTCGCGGCGGCAGAGTCGGATCGGCGAACCGCCTCCCTCGAGTACGACCGGATGCGCTTCCTGGGCAAGGAAGGAGCGGTCGCTCAGCGTGACGTCGACGCGGCTCGCAACCGGTTCGAGACCGCATCGGCCAACCGTGAAGCCGCATCGCAAGCGGTCAACCGGGCCTTGAAGGGGGCGCCGCCCGAGGAGCGACGGCAGGCGGAGGCGGCTTACCGCCAGGCCATTGCGCGCCTACGAGAGGTTCAGCATGGCTCGCGAGCGGAGGAGATTTCCGCGGCGGCCGCGGAAATGAGAGCTCAGGAGGAGAACGTAGCGCTGCTTCGCCGAGGAAGCCGAACGGAAGACATCGCGGCCGCGCAAGCCCGGTTAGAAGCCGCGCAGGCAACCCTCGCGCAGCTTCGAGAGGGAAATCGGCCGGAGGAAGTGGCGCAAGCCCGGGCGGCGGCGCGAGCCGCACGAGCGCAGGCCGGAAGCGCCAAAGACAAGCTTCAAGAATTAGTGGTTCGCGCGCCGAAGGATGGGGTGGTCGAGCGTATTCTCGTAGCCGATGGTGATCTGGCCGGGAGCGCGATTCCGGTCGTCCAGTTCAGCGACCCGTCCGATATCTGGCTTCGGGTCTATGTGCCAGAGGCAAGTCTGGCCACAGTCCACCCAGGGGGCGCCGCGGTCCTAACCATCGACGGCATTCCCAGCTCGGTCGATGCGGTGGTCGAGAGCGTAGCGACCCAGGGTGAATTCACCCCCGCCAACCTTCAAACCACCGAGGAGAGGGGCAAGCAGGTTTTTGCCGTCCGCCTTCGGCTACGCCGGCCTGACTCTCGGGTCAAGGCCGGCATGGCGGCGACGGTTAGGCGGATCGGATGA
- a CDS encoding VOC family protein codes for MASRIPAGFHTLTPYIVVDDAKAAIELYKAAFGAEVTSLANTPDGKVMNAQLKIGDSMLMLNDEFPEHGVVGPKKIGGTAVTLHMYVEDVDAAWERAVAAGLEVGFPLADQFWGDRYGQLKDSFGHSWSMASKLQG; via the coding sequence ATGGCTTCTCGAATTCCCGCCGGCTTCCACACTCTGACCCCGTATATCGTCGTCGACGACGCCAAGGCCGCGATTGAGCTTTACAAGGCCGCATTTGGCGCCGAGGTGACCTCGTTGGCCAATACTCCCGACGGTAAGGTGATGAATGCTCAGCTCAAAATCGGTGACTCGATGCTGATGCTCAACGACGAATTTCCCGAGCACGGCGTTGTCGGTCCGAAGAAGATCGGCGGCACCGCGGTCACCCTTCACATGTATGTCGAGGATGTCGACGCGGCTTGGGAAAGAGCCGTCGCGGCGGGGCTGGAAGTTGGGTTTCCCCTCGCCGACCAATTCTGGGGCGACCGATACGGGCAGCTCAAAGATTCGTTCGGCCACTCGTGGTCTATGGCCTCCAAGCTTCAGGGTTAG
- a CDS encoding ABC transporter ATP-binding protein, giving the protein MSAIELEGLTRRFGTFTAVDHLSFKVEKGSIFGFLGPNGSGKSTCIRMLCGLLQPTEGRATVNGFDVAKDPESVKRSIGYMSQSFSLYRDLTVGENLDFFAGIYGLRGARLADRKKAVIELTQLGPYVDRQSGQLSGGWKQRLALATALIHEPEVIFLDEPTAGIDPVARRELWDLLFDLAASGKTLFVTTHYMDEAERCSDIAYIYLSKLMVIGTPAELKSLPEVSPPNTKRVSVAATPPAVGLRAAHNIEGILDATLVESELHLLVPEAMTNETILDGLRQPGLTIGEIREISPSLEDVFVSLTRRLAKA; this is encoded by the coding sequence ATGAGCGCGATCGAACTAGAGGGGCTAACGCGACGGTTCGGGACGTTCACCGCCGTCGATCATCTTTCGTTCAAAGTCGAAAAGGGGTCGATCTTCGGGTTCCTCGGGCCTAACGGAAGCGGCAAGAGCACCTGCATTCGAATGCTGTGTGGCCTCCTGCAGCCGACGGAGGGACGGGCGACCGTGAACGGATTCGATGTCGCGAAGGATCCGGAGTCGGTCAAACGCTCGATCGGTTATATGAGCCAGTCGTTCAGTCTGTATCGCGACCTGACGGTCGGCGAGAACCTCGACTTCTTTGCCGGTATATACGGTCTTCGGGGCGCGAGGCTGGCGGATCGGAAGAAAGCGGTCATTGAACTGACGCAGTTGGGTCCGTACGTCGATCGGCAAAGTGGGCAGTTGTCGGGAGGATGGAAGCAGAGATTGGCCTTGGCGACGGCGCTCATCCACGAGCCCGAAGTGATCTTCCTAGACGAACCGACGGCGGGAATCGATCCGGTGGCTCGGCGCGAGCTATGGGATCTTCTCTTCGACCTCGCCGCAAGTGGAAAGACCCTGTTCGTCACGACCCACTACATGGACGAGGCGGAGCGCTGCAGCGATATCGCCTACATTTATCTGTCAAAGCTGATGGTAATCGGCACCCCTGCGGAGCTTAAGTCGCTGCCGGAAGTTTCGCCTCCGAACACGAAGAGGGTTTCGGTGGCGGCGACCCCGCCAGCGGTCGGGCTTCGAGCGGCGCACAACATCGAGGGAATTTTGGATGCCACGCTCGTCGAGTCGGAGCTTCACCTCCTCGTTCCGGAGGCGATGACGAACGAAACGATCCTCGACGGGCTTCGTCAGCCGGGCCTTACGATTGGAGAAATCCGTGAGATCTCTCCTTCGCTCGAAGATGTCTTCGTGTCGTTAACCAGGAGGTTGGCCAAGGCGTGA
- a CDS encoding ABC transporter permease: MNGFLFVVRKEVLHLRRDATSLVIALLLPLFQLLVFGFAIDFDVRHIGAVVVDQDRSRESRAYIASLRNTQYLDPDTEVATAEEAAKLIQNGRARVAVVIPPNFGREVAAGRSPQVGVLLDGSDSTVSTRATLAFSAPPQAAVGGRPQARVQVLFNPTGRSQTSIIPGLIGVVIQIVVVSLTSSSIVREKELGTLEQLMVSPIGRLGLMLGKLAPYAVLAMFEFGAVLGGAFFLFDVRVVGSLPGLIVLAIPFVFASLALGLLISTVAKTQAQALQLTLLTMLPSILMSGFVFPQETMPGMLYIASQAIPLTHFLQILRGIIVRGSMVVELLPSTLALTAIAVVLVTIATTRFRKSVE, from the coding sequence GTGAACGGGTTTCTCTTCGTGGTGCGGAAAGAGGTGCTCCACTTACGGCGCGACGCCACGAGCTTGGTCATCGCCCTACTGCTTCCGCTGTTTCAGCTCCTCGTGTTCGGATTTGCCATCGACTTCGACGTGCGCCATATCGGTGCGGTCGTGGTGGATCAAGATCGATCCCGAGAGAGCCGGGCCTACATCGCTTCGCTGCGGAATACGCAGTATCTCGATCCCGACACGGAGGTAGCGACCGCCGAGGAGGCGGCCAAGCTCATTCAGAACGGGCGGGCGAGGGTCGCCGTAGTCATTCCGCCCAATTTCGGCCGGGAGGTGGCGGCGGGTCGCTCGCCGCAGGTGGGCGTACTGCTCGACGGGTCGGACAGCACGGTGTCGACCAGGGCGACCCTGGCGTTCTCGGCTCCGCCGCAGGCGGCGGTCGGCGGCCGCCCTCAGGCGCGGGTGCAGGTGCTTTTTAACCCGACCGGCCGCTCTCAAACTTCGATCATCCCCGGTCTGATCGGCGTGGTGATTCAAATCGTCGTCGTCTCTCTGACCAGCTCGAGCATCGTGCGGGAGAAGGAGCTCGGCACGCTGGAGCAGCTCATGGTAAGCCCGATCGGGCGGCTCGGACTGATGCTGGGCAAGCTCGCCCCTTACGCGGTTCTGGCCATGTTCGAGTTCGGGGCGGTTCTGGGGGGCGCGTTTTTCTTGTTCGACGTGCGTGTAGTGGGGAGCCTGCCCGGCCTCATTGTGCTTGCCATACCGTTCGTTTTCGCCTCGTTGGCCCTCGGCTTGTTGATCAGCACGGTGGCCAAGACTCAGGCGCAGGCGCTCCAGTTGACCCTGTTGACGATGCTTCCGTCGATTCTGATGTCCGGCTTCGTCTTTCCGCAGGAGACGATGCCGGGAATGCTATACATCGCCTCCCAAGCGATTCCCCTAACGCATTTCTTGCAGATACTGAGAGGCATCATCGTTCGCGGCTCGATGGTGGTCGAGCTTCTTCCAAGCACCCTCGCGCTTACCGCGATCGCCGTCGTGCTGGTTACGATCGCGACGACGCGGTTCAGGAAGTCGGTGGAATAG